The Roseovarius indicus genome has a segment encoding these proteins:
- a CDS encoding fatty acid desaturase produces the protein MTDIREYTRKYAIKSDAMGALSFFASLAAYGAALTLGASYATTLWISVPMVVILAFASVRLYVLQHDCGHHSLFETKWMNDAAGYVLSIFSLTPFRVMQYNHNLHHAYLGNLEHRETTEVYTMTLREWQEAGFFNRLWYRLYRNPLIMLSLGGLYTYFIAYRWPRNTLKVGAGGVIAHNLMLAAYVALVYLAFGIPGLVVLAASAIIAGVIGVFLVYLQHNFEDTYWDRKPDLDFRKATLVGSSSLDLGHWWDVGTGNIAYHDLHHFNPSIPSFMLRKCQNNLPDELKSHDVIRWPEAIRSFRLKLWDEDAERLVPFPKEPAHGMAAAG, from the coding sequence ATGACGGATATTCGCGAGTACACCCGCAAATACGCGATCAAAAGTGATGCCATGGGCGCACTCAGCTTCTTCGCATCCCTCGCAGCCTATGGCGCGGCGCTGACGCTGGGCGCCAGCTATGCCACGACCCTCTGGATCTCGGTCCCGATGGTGGTGATCCTCGCCTTCGCCTCGGTTCGGCTCTACGTGCTTCAGCACGATTGCGGCCACCACTCTCTGTTCGAAACGAAGTGGATGAACGATGCGGCGGGTTACGTGCTCTCCATTTTCTCGCTCACGCCCTTCCGGGTCATGCAGTACAACCACAACCTGCACCACGCCTATCTCGGCAATCTCGAACACCGCGAGACGACCGAGGTCTACACCATGACTCTCCGCGAATGGCAGGAAGCGGGCTTTTTCAACCGCCTCTGGTACCGGCTCTACCGCAACCCGCTGATCATGCTGTCGCTGGGCGGCCTCTACACCTATTTCATCGCCTACCGCTGGCCCCGCAACACGCTCAAGGTCGGGGCAGGGGGTGTCATCGCCCATAACCTGATGCTCGCCGCCTACGTGGCCCTCGTCTACCTGGCGTTCGGGATTCCGGGCCTCGTCGTCCTCGCCGCCAGCGCCATCATCGCGGGCGTCATCGGCGTCTTCCTCGTCTACCTGCAGCACAATTTCGAGGACACCTACTGGGACCGCAAACCGGATCTCGATTTCCGCAAGGCCACCCTTGTCGGTTCAAGCTCGCTCGACCTCGGCCACTGGTGGGATGTCGGCACCGGCAATATCGCCTACCACGACCTGCACCACTTCAACCCCTCGATCCCGTCCTTCATGCTCCGCAAATGCCAGAACAACCTGCCGGACGAGCTGAAGAGCCACGACGTGATCCGCTGGCCCGAGGCGATCCGTTCCTTCCGGCTCAAGCTCTGGGACGAAGACGCCGAACGCCTCGTGCCCTTCCCGAAAGAGCCCGCCCACGGCATGGCCGCGGCGGGCTGA
- the der gene encoding ribosome biogenesis GTPase Der has protein sequence MTFSLAIVGRPNVGKSTLFNRFVGKRLALVDNQPGVTRDLREGEGRLGDLRFTVIDTAGLEEATDASLEGRMRKLTERAVDMADVCLFLIDARTGVTPTDELFADILRKRCDHVILAANKAEGSAADAGVIEAYSLGLGEPVRLSAEHGEGMNDIYTHLMPLADEFAKRAEAEAPETDVTLDEAEAEEDGVRRPTQDRPLQVAVVGRPNAGKSTLINKILGEDRLLTGPEAGITRDAISLKLDWDGLPVRIFDTAGMRKKARVQDKVEKLSVADGLRAVKFAEVVVVLLDAAIPFEQQDLRIADLAEREGRAVVLAVNKWDVETEKQEKLRDLREAFERLLPQLRGAPLVTVSAKTGQGLDRLRAAVEKAHDVWNRRVSTARLNRWLTGMLEAHPPPAPGGRRIKLRYMTQAKTRPPGFVVMCSHPEKLPDSYSRYLINGLREDFDMPGTPIRLHMRSQADKNPYKGKKKSTPSRLRKHLKDK, from the coding sequence ATGACGTTCTCCCTCGCCATCGTGGGCCGCCCGAACGTGGGCAAGTCCACGCTGTTCAACCGCTTTGTCGGCAAACGCCTGGCCTTGGTCGACAACCAGCCCGGCGTCACCCGTGACCTGCGCGAGGGCGAGGGGCGGCTGGGCGACCTGCGTTTCACCGTGATCGACACCGCCGGCCTGGAAGAGGCCACCGACGCCTCGCTCGAGGGCCGTATGCGCAAGCTCACCGAGCGCGCGGTCGACATGGCCGATGTCTGCCTGTTCCTCATCGACGCCCGCACCGGCGTCACCCCCACGGATGAGCTCTTCGCCGATATCCTGCGCAAGCGCTGCGACCACGTGATCCTGGCCGCCAACAAGGCCGAGGGCTCCGCCGCCGACGCGGGCGTGATCGAGGCGTACTCGCTGGGCCTCGGCGAACCCGTCCGCCTCTCGGCCGAACACGGCGAGGGCATGAACGACATCTACACCCACCTCATGCCGCTCGCCGACGAGTTCGCCAAGCGCGCCGAGGCCGAGGCGCCCGAAACCGACGTCACCCTCGACGAGGCCGAGGCAGAGGAAGACGGCGTCCGCCGCCCCACGCAAGACCGCCCCCTTCAGGTCGCCGTCGTTGGCCGGCCCAATGCCGGAAAATCCACCCTTATCAACAAGATACTTGGCGAAGATCGCCTGCTCACCGGCCCCGAGGCCGGTATCACCCGCGACGCCATCTCGCTCAAGCTCGACTGGGATGGCCTGCCGGTCCGCATCTTCGACACCGCCGGCATGCGCAAGAAGGCCCGCGTACAGGACAAGGTCGAGAAACTCTCGGTCGCCGACGGCCTGCGCGCGGTGAAGTTCGCCGAGGTGGTCGTCGTCCTGCTCGACGCGGCCATCCCCTTCGAACAGCAAGACCTCCGCATCGCCGACCTCGCCGAGCGTGAGGGTCGCGCCGTCGTCCTTGCCGTCAACAAGTGGGACGTGGAAACGGAGAAGCAGGAGAAACTCCGCGATCTGCGCGAGGCCTTCGAACGCCTCCTGCCGCAGCTGCGCGGCGCCCCGCTCGTGACCGTCTCGGCCAAGACGGGGCAGGGGCTCGATCGCCTTCGTGCCGCCGTCGAAAAGGCCCATGACGTCTGGAACCGCCGCGTCTCCACCGCCCGCCTCAACCGCTGGCTCACCGGCATGCTCGAGGCGCACCCGCCGCCCGCGCCCGGCGGCCGCCGCATCAAGCTGCGCTACATGACCCAGGCCAAAACCCGGCCGCCCGGGTTCGTCGTCATGTGCTCGCATCCGGAAAAACTGCCCGATAGCTATTCTCGCTACCTTATCAATGGCTTGCGGGAAGACTTTGACATGCCCGGCACGCCCATCCGCCTGCACATGCGCTCACAGGCCGACAAGAACCCCTACAAGGGCAAGAAGAAATCGACGCCCTCGCGCCTGCGCAAACACCTGAAAGACAAGTGA